The Nitrospirales bacterium genome includes a window with the following:
- the fliS gene encoding flagellar export chaperone FliS, producing the protein MMQGAQLYAKTQVQTASSVQVVVLLYDGVIQSLKLAQEGIQTNNMKDKARFLDRALAVVNELSAALDMEQGGAIAADLRRLYEYVQHEITQSNLHHDFRRLNSPIRCMGVIREAWVELARQGVMPEAVGV; encoded by the coding sequence ATGATGCAAGGTGCGCAATTGTATGCCAAGACGCAAGTCCAGACGGCCTCCTCTGTGCAAGTTGTCGTGTTGCTCTATGACGGCGTCATTCAGTCCCTGAAGTTAGCGCAAGAGGGCATCCAGACGAACAACATGAAAGATAAAGCCCGGTTCCTGGATCGAGCGCTTGCGGTGGTGAATGAATTGTCGGCCGCGCTCGACATGGAGCAAGGTGGAGCCATCGCAGCCGACCTTCGTCGTTTGTATGAGTATGTTCAGCATGAAATCACGCAATCGAACCTTCATCATGACTTTCGACGATTGAATAGTCCGATTCGGTGCATGGGAGTGATTCGAGAAGCCTGGGTGGAATTGGCCAGACAGGGAGTCATGCCTGAGGCTGTTGGCGTTTGA
- a CDS encoding glycosyltransferase: MKILLLGLPALKDGFRELGHEVLTCPTDNTGDIQVPEWPISIDRLWHCLPKRWDPDLVLLTDESTHPLFFGLERLEVPLGWYAIDSHIHHRWHQAYAAAFDAIFVAQRDFIPSYMRDESRQTVRWLPLFAPIIPAVDEDNPRVHDLSFVGSMNPAHNPTRCQFLRMLQAAFPLHVSTGDYCSVFTRSKMILNQCVNNDMNFRTFEAMACGGLLLMERVGNGLEELFQDKTHCAMYEKGNIDEVIQIAEYYASHREEREAIAERGRSEVREKHTAVHRAQSILDSFEAMDAQYILRQRRDRQGEILFLLASIYEYCASCYDGISQWPQDNPSRSRRYVEVGKRYRELSHQIHHEIGV; the protein is encoded by the coding sequence ATGAAGATACTATTGTTAGGATTACCGGCGTTGAAGGATGGTTTTCGCGAGTTGGGGCATGAGGTACTGACGTGTCCCACGGATAATACCGGCGATATTCAAGTGCCGGAATGGCCGATATCCATCGATCGGTTGTGGCATTGCCTGCCCAAGCGATGGGACCCTGATCTGGTTTTGCTGACCGATGAAAGTACGCATCCGCTGTTTTTCGGGCTGGAACGTCTTGAAGTGCCGTTAGGATGGTATGCGATCGATTCACATATCCATCATCGGTGGCATCAGGCCTACGCCGCCGCGTTCGACGCGATCTTTGTCGCTCAACGGGACTTTATACCAAGTTACATGCGCGACGAGTCCAGACAAACGGTCAGGTGGCTGCCTCTGTTTGCTCCGATCATCCCCGCCGTCGATGAAGATAATCCTCGGGTACATGATTTGAGTTTTGTCGGCAGCATGAACCCTGCCCACAATCCTACGCGGTGCCAATTTCTCCGAATGTTGCAGGCAGCGTTTCCTCTGCATGTTTCGACCGGAGATTATTGTTCCGTGTTTACTCGGTCCAAAATGATCCTCAACCAATGCGTCAACAACGACATGAATTTCCGTACGTTTGAAGCGATGGCATGTGGAGGGCTATTGCTGATGGAACGGGTGGGAAATGGCTTGGAAGAGCTATTCCAGGACAAGACCCATTGTGCGATGTACGAAAAAGGCAATATCGACGAAGTTATTCAGATCGCTGAATATTATGCTTCACATAGGGAGGAGCGTGAGGCCATTGCTGAGCGTGGACGTTCAGAAGTGAGGGAGAAACACACGGCGGTTCATCGCGCACAGTCCATTCTTGATTCGTTCGAGGCGATGGATGCGCAATATATTCTTCGCCAGCGTCGTGATCGTCAAGGTGAGATTCTTTTTTTATTGGCTTCCATCTATGAATACTGCGCCTCCTGTTACGACGGAATCTCCCAATGGCCTCAGGATAACCCTTCGCGGTCCAGGCGATACGTAGAGGTTGGGAAAAGGTATCGGGAGCTGAGTCATCAAATCCATCATGAGATAGGGGTCTAA
- a CDS encoding flagellin FliC, protein MALVVNTNIASINAQRNLEVNTNSLNGSVARLSSGLRITRAADDAAGLGISETLRAQIRSINQAARNANDGISLLQIADGGAANIGNLLGRLRELAEQSASGILGATERSYLDQEFVALRSEIDRIASVTEFNNVKLLSGSDNNSLSIQIGFRSSSNDTLSIALNDLTTSDLSLSSVNVSTSSGALSALSNIDSAISAVASARATIGSLQNRIDAAVQNLQVANENITAAESRIRDADIAFETSQFVRNQILVQAGTSILAQANTLPQQALALLQ, encoded by the coding sequence ATGGCACTTGTCGTTAACACTAACATCGCGTCTATCAACGCTCAGCGGAACCTTGAAGTCAACACGAATTCATTGAACGGTTCGGTTGCGCGTCTCTCCTCAGGTCTTCGAATTACCCGGGCTGCAGACGATGCCGCGGGATTGGGTATTTCTGAAACACTTCGTGCGCAAATCAGAAGTATTAATCAAGCCGCTCGAAACGCGAACGATGGTATCAGTCTGTTGCAGATCGCTGACGGTGGCGCCGCCAATATCGGGAATTTGTTGGGACGGCTCCGGGAATTGGCAGAACAGTCGGCGAGTGGAATCCTGGGGGCGACCGAGCGGTCGTACCTGGATCAAGAGTTTGTCGCACTTCGCTCGGAAATTGACCGGATTGCCTCAGTGACAGAATTCAACAATGTGAAACTGTTGAGCGGTTCGGACAATAATAGTCTTTCAATCCAGATCGGATTTCGAAGCTCATCGAACGATACGTTATCGATCGCGCTCAATGATTTGACAACGAGTGATTTGAGTCTGAGCTCCGTCAACGTCTCAACCTCTTCCGGAGCGTTGAGTGCGCTGTCAAACATCGATAGCGCGATTAGCGCGGTGGCGAGCGCTCGAGCGACGATTGGTTCGTTGCAGAATCGTATTGATGCCGCTGTTCAGAATCTGCAAGTCGCCAATGAGAACATCACGGCTGCAGAATCACGAATCCGTGATGCCGATATTGCGTTTGAAACGTCACAATTCGTGCGAAATCAAATCTTGGTGCAAGCTGGGACATCGATTTTGGCACAAGCCAATACCTTGCCTCAGCAAGCGCTTGCGCTGCTGCAGTAA
- a CDS encoding glycosyltransferase has protein sequence MSLLQENLEIVRLHDPQLAQQLLVERGGALKVEDAKNGMLTAKAGGQWIHSAYDPLKEANTWAEGVVAKIQPDEIPLIMGVGLLYHVEALQQQIAHATSILVLVPDLRELYDALSVRALGRWGERIQWLWGESQDVAASVSQTHARLHLIRHEPSSALHEEYIRTFQQHLRERVSHERGGRLHVAVVGPIYGGSLSVAHHVVAALEHLGHRVSWIDHSLHYPGYKSLENLRDPQLRLTMQSRFGETLGVVSLAHIADDPPDLVLAMAQAPLSMPVLEQLRKKKVLTAMWFVENFRHFTYWQQVAAGYEFWFVMQQKPCIDALSHAGARHVSYLPLAANPEIHRPLVCSPDEEAEFGADVSFLGAGYPNRRFLLQALLHQGWSFKIWGNEWEKAGPLEAVLQRNGARIDSDTSVKIFNCTKVNINLHSYTGEGFDPDGDSLNPRMFELAACGAFQVSDARSLLWEHFDDTMLAVIKRPEELVTTVTQYLADPHARQSMADASRSHVLRHHTYVHRMETLLREVGLHQPDRVGAVLRGERNASSLIVKSQASPELIPLLRPFRAEERVELSDVAANIRAKGPTAVLSREELLVLMMDEYRQETRDFV, from the coding sequence ATGAGCCTGTTACAAGAAAATCTTGAAATTGTTCGTCTTCATGATCCTCAGCTAGCTCAACAACTTCTTGTTGAGAGAGGAGGGGCTCTCAAGGTTGAAGACGCCAAAAACGGGATGCTGACCGCGAAAGCTGGAGGACAGTGGATCCATAGCGCGTATGATCCCCTCAAAGAGGCCAATACTTGGGCAGAAGGGGTCGTGGCAAAAATCCAACCGGATGAAATTCCGCTCATCATGGGAGTGGGCCTCCTTTATCACGTTGAGGCCTTACAACAGCAGATTGCACATGCGACCTCAATTCTGGTGCTCGTCCCGGATTTGAGAGAATTATATGATGCGCTTTCCGTGAGAGCGCTTGGTCGATGGGGGGAGCGTATCCAGTGGCTATGGGGCGAAAGTCAAGACGTGGCTGCTTCTGTCTCCCAAACGCATGCCAGGCTCCATCTCATTCGTCATGAGCCATCGTCAGCGTTGCATGAAGAATATATCAGGACGTTTCAACAGCACCTGCGTGAGCGAGTGTCACATGAACGGGGAGGCAGGCTTCATGTTGCCGTTGTGGGGCCGATTTATGGCGGGTCTCTTTCGGTCGCTCACCATGTCGTTGCAGCCTTGGAACATCTCGGACATCGAGTCAGCTGGATCGATCATTCTCTTCATTATCCTGGTTATAAAAGTTTGGAGAACCTTCGCGATCCACAATTACGATTGACGATGCAGAGCCGTTTCGGCGAGACGCTTGGAGTCGTCAGCCTTGCTCATATCGCGGACGATCCGCCCGACCTTGTTCTGGCGATGGCGCAGGCGCCGTTGTCCATGCCGGTTTTGGAACAGCTTCGGAAGAAGAAAGTGCTCACGGCCATGTGGTTCGTCGAAAATTTCAGACATTTTACCTATTGGCAGCAAGTGGCCGCCGGCTATGAGTTCTGGTTTGTCATGCAGCAGAAGCCCTGTATCGATGCGTTATCGCATGCCGGGGCCAGGCATGTGAGTTACTTGCCGCTGGCGGCGAATCCGGAGATTCATCGCCCACTCGTCTGTTCGCCGGACGAGGAGGCGGAATTCGGTGCGGACGTCTCGTTTTTGGGCGCGGGCTATCCCAATCGCCGTTTCCTGCTTCAAGCACTCCTGCATCAGGGTTGGTCATTCAAAATCTGGGGAAATGAATGGGAGAAGGCCGGTCCGCTTGAGGCTGTCTTGCAACGAAACGGAGCGCGTATCGATTCAGACACGAGCGTCAAGATCTTTAATTGTACGAAGGTGAATATCAATCTTCATTCGTACACGGGAGAAGGATTCGATCCAGACGGTGATAGCCTCAATCCCAGGATGTTCGAACTGGCGGCATGCGGTGCCTTTCAAGTCTCCGATGCCAGGTCGCTGTTATGGGAGCATTTTGATGACACGATGCTGGCGGTCATCAAAAGGCCTGAAGAATTGGTAACGACCGTGACGCAATACCTCGCCGATCCACATGCGCGTCAGAGTATGGCCGATGCGTCACGGTCGCACGTACTGCGGCATCATACCTATGTGCATCGTATGGAAACCTTATTGCGTGAAGTCGGTCTTCATCAGCCTGATCGTGTGGGGGCGGTTTTGCGAGGCGAACGCAATGCATCTTCTTTGATCGTGAAAAGTCAGGCATCCCCAGAATTGATTCCGTTACTACGGCCGTTCCGCGCGGAGGAACGTGTCGAGTTGAGCGATGTCGCGGCCAACATTCGCGCGAAGGGGCCGACAGCCGTTTTAAGCCGAGAGGAATTGCTGGTCTTGATGATGGATGAATATCGGCAAGAAACTCGGGATTTTGTCTAG
- a CDS encoding glycosyltransferase family 9 protein, with amino-acid sequence MSRQVLIINVTRMGDLVQMTPLLQRLEYEWPGVAIDLVVDTEFAEMASLLPRIRHVLSYDFQLLMDQTRVRARDLVALYRGVALWAKPLADIQYDRVINLTFNRRSAYLTGYIGAHDTRGLTTAPDGNIIVRNPWMRYFLDMHTYRKFNRFNLVDVYALGGSGQGPFAPIELKHPAAEQQQWANALLASCGKPSAWIAVQIGASDVMKAWRPGYFGQAMALMSQRLNVGFVLIGSKKESAVVQSALQAFKQADGAAPMCNAIGKTNLSQLIALLTHCHLMLTNDTGPMHLAVGEKVPIVNLSVGHVDFRETGPYGRNHWIIQPEIECGPCGFDQVCAHQSCKDRLLPRLVAEVCLHALGKGGVPTSTGGARLYTSGIDEDQLGTYTLLRGVEDPLQQWYGTFWRRFWYDDCTGQMSRTPGPSGQPPDFDQVQEVFTKLEPLLTFLCEAADEMVALTSQPSLSVDRITSCHARVNQVAHEARVLGRMCPAFSPITSAGFRDTYNLGDSDLHGMAREQAKAYATWQSRTREVIRQLTTNHTPTRRDVYAGSTR; translated from the coding sequence ATGAGTAGACAAGTTCTGATCATTAACGTGACAAGGATGGGCGACTTGGTACAGATGACGCCATTGTTGCAGCGCTTGGAATATGAATGGCCCGGCGTCGCGATCGATCTGGTCGTCGATACAGAGTTTGCTGAAATGGCAAGCCTTCTTCCCAGAATTCGGCATGTGCTCTCGTATGACTTTCAACTGCTCATGGACCAAACGCGTGTCCGGGCCCGTGATTTGGTTGCGCTCTATCGCGGTGTTGCCCTGTGGGCCAAACCTCTGGCCGATATTCAATATGATCGTGTCATCAATCTCACGTTTAACCGCCGAAGCGCATATTTGACGGGCTATATTGGCGCTCATGATACTCGAGGGCTCACCACCGCGCCGGACGGAAATATCATCGTCAGAAATCCGTGGATGCGGTATTTTCTCGACATGCATACCTATCGAAAGTTTAATCGTTTTAATCTTGTCGATGTCTATGCGTTGGGCGGAAGCGGTCAGGGTCCTTTTGCGCCTATTGAATTAAAACATCCCGCCGCTGAACAGCAGCAATGGGCAAACGCCCTGCTTGCTTCATGTGGAAAGCCATCAGCCTGGATAGCCGTGCAAATCGGTGCGAGCGATGTGATGAAGGCCTGGCGTCCGGGCTATTTTGGTCAGGCCATGGCCTTGATGAGTCAACGCCTGAATGTCGGCTTTGTCCTGATTGGAAGCAAAAAAGAGTCGGCAGTCGTTCAGTCTGCGTTGCAGGCTTTTAAGCAGGCAGACGGCGCGGCGCCCATGTGCAATGCTATCGGAAAAACAAATCTTTCTCAGTTGATCGCTTTGCTTACTCACTGTCATCTCATGCTGACGAATGATACGGGACCCATGCATCTCGCTGTCGGCGAGAAAGTCCCAATCGTCAACCTGTCGGTCGGGCATGTGGATTTTCGAGAGACGGGTCCCTATGGACGCAATCATTGGATTATTCAACCAGAGATCGAATGCGGACCGTGCGGGTTTGATCAAGTCTGTGCGCATCAAAGTTGCAAAGACCGGCTGCTGCCTCGTCTTGTTGCTGAGGTTTGCCTTCACGCGTTGGGGAAAGGTGGAGTGCCAACATCGACGGGAGGGGCCCGCCTGTATACGTCCGGTATCGATGAGGATCAGCTTGGAACCTATACGCTGCTCCGCGGAGTCGAGGATCCACTTCAGCAGTGGTATGGAACATTTTGGAGAAGGTTTTGGTATGACGACTGTACAGGGCAGATGAGTCGAACCCCGGGACCATCCGGGCAACCACCGGATTTTGATCAGGTCCAAGAAGTCTTCACGAAGCTCGAACCCTTGCTGACATTCCTGTGTGAGGCGGCGGATGAGATGGTGGCCCTGACGTCACAGCCGTCTTTGTCAGTCGACCGGATCACATCTTGTCATGCGCGCGTGAATCAGGTCGCGCATGAGGCTCGCGTCCTGGGTCGAATGTGTCCGGCATTCAGCCCGATTACGTCCGCCGGCTTTCGAGATACGTACAATCTTGGTGATTCAGATCTCCATGGAATGGCTCGTGAACAGGCGAAGGCCTATGCGACGTGGCAGAGTCGTACACGGGAGGTCATTCGTCAGTTAACAACCAATCATACGCCAACAAGGAGGGATGTGTATGCAGGTTCAACTCGATGA
- a CDS encoding glycosyltransferase: MNILLLGFPVLKHAFLECGHDVRTCTTDQTGDLWIPEFPVPAEQVIQALPCGWKPDLVLLMDESTEPMFLGLERLDIPLAWYTIDAHLHLDWHKAYTAVFDYVFVAQKDYVPEYAYDASRQVVQWLPLFCNPEKDRYAPLTKIYDLSFVGYLNPRWKPERSRLLEAIQERIPIHLTTGEYVSVFNRSKVVLNESAANDVNFRVFEALACGSFLLTEKVGNGFEELFQDRTHLAMYERENVDQIVELANFYASHDSEREAIAREGRARVLASHTTTHRAQTIVHTIRHADSQALVRQRQARLPDIYRQLDRVYDHAGKVYELVGSQYANSFLKSRDYFRTAAAYRNARVHVVQKLSEERSFARSNGP; encoded by the coding sequence ATGAATATTCTTCTCTTAGGGTTTCCCGTCTTGAAACATGCGTTCCTGGAGTGCGGCCATGATGTGCGTACGTGCACTACGGATCAAACCGGCGATCTGTGGATTCCTGAATTTCCTGTCCCGGCTGAGCAGGTTATTCAGGCGCTCCCTTGTGGATGGAAGCCAGACCTTGTCCTGCTCATGGACGAAAGTACGGAGCCGATGTTTTTAGGGTTGGAACGCCTCGATATTCCACTCGCCTGGTATACGATCGATGCTCATCTGCATTTGGACTGGCACAAAGCCTACACAGCCGTATTCGATTATGTGTTCGTGGCCCAAAAAGATTACGTGCCGGAGTATGCGTATGATGCCTCCCGTCAGGTTGTTCAATGGCTGCCGTTGTTCTGTAATCCTGAGAAAGATCGTTATGCGCCCTTGACGAAAATATATGACCTGAGCTTTGTGGGGTACCTGAATCCACGATGGAAACCTGAACGCAGCCGGTTGCTCGAGGCGATTCAAGAACGAATTCCCATTCATTTGACCACTGGAGAATATGTGAGCGTTTTCAATCGTTCGAAGGTTGTGTTGAATGAGAGCGCGGCCAATGACGTCAATTTTCGCGTATTCGAGGCCCTGGCATGCGGAAGCTTTCTGTTGACGGAAAAAGTCGGAAACGGCTTTGAAGAATTATTCCAAGATCGGACGCATTTGGCGATGTACGAACGGGAGAATGTCGATCAGATCGTCGAACTCGCGAACTTCTATGCGAGTCATGATTCGGAACGTGAAGCCATTGCGCGGGAAGGAAGAGCCAGAGTGCTCGCTTCTCACACAACCACGCACCGGGCGCAAACCATCGTTCACACGATACGGCATGCTGACTCCCAGGCGCTGGTCAGACAAAGACAGGCCCGGCTGCCGGACATCTATCGTCAGTTGGATCGTGTCTATGATCACGCTGGAAAGGTCTATGAGTTGGTCGGTTCCCAGTACGCGAATTCTTTCTTAAAGTCGCGCGATTATTTTCGGACCGCAGCGGCGTATCGAAACGCCAGAGTCCATGTCGTTCAGAAACTGAGCGAGGAACGATCATTCGCACGATCGAACGGCCCATGA
- a CDS encoding GDP-mannose 4,6-dehydratase, producing the protein MKALITGITGQDGSYLAELLLEKGYEVHGIVRRVALEDPDRRLWRIRHIKDDVCLHAASLESLPSLYRVFKEIVPDECYHLAAQSFVTYSFEDEFSTLQTNINGTHHVLSALKDCAPDCRFYFAASSEMFGKVANVPQDEQTLFHPRSAYGISKVSGYHLTRNYREAYGIRAWCGILYNHESPRRGFEFVTRKITSHAAAIKLGLKNVLPLGNLDALRDWGHAQEYVYAMWLMLQQDDPDDFVIATGVQHSVREFAEEAFGCLGLDYRDYCRTESQLYRPAEVETLLGDAEKARVKLGWSPQITFSQLVEEMVEGDLEFLEKGRAQIVEGQMLSAV; encoded by the coding sequence ATGAAAGCACTCATTACGGGAATTACAGGACAAGATGGATCATATTTAGCTGAGCTTTTGCTTGAGAAAGGCTATGAAGTCCATGGCATTGTTCGGCGAGTGGCGCTGGAGGATCCTGACCGACGTTTATGGCGAATACGGCATATAAAAGACGATGTATGCTTGCATGCGGCCTCATTAGAAAGTTTGCCGAGTTTGTATCGGGTTTTCAAAGAAATCGTGCCGGATGAGTGTTATCATTTAGCCGCGCAAAGTTTCGTCACGTACTCGTTCGAAGATGAGTTTTCCACGTTGCAGACGAATATCAACGGGACCCATCATGTCTTATCCGCGCTCAAGGATTGTGCTCCGGATTGTCGATTCTATTTTGCCGCATCGAGCGAAATGTTTGGGAAGGTAGCAAACGTCCCGCAAGACGAGCAGACACTTTTTCACCCACGTTCCGCCTATGGAATTTCGAAAGTGTCCGGGTACCATCTGACAAGGAACTATCGAGAGGCGTATGGTATTCGTGCCTGGTGTGGGATTTTATACAATCATGAATCCCCGCGCAGGGGATTTGAATTTGTGACTCGGAAAATTACGTCTCACGCCGCGGCGATCAAACTCGGGCTGAAAAACGTGTTGCCATTGGGCAACCTTGATGCCTTGAGAGATTGGGGCCATGCTCAAGAGTATGTGTATGCGATGTGGTTGATGCTTCAACAAGATGATCCGGATGATTTTGTTATCGCGACAGGAGTCCAACATTCAGTTCGAGAATTTGCAGAAGAAGCCTTCGGATGTCTGGGGTTGGACTATCGTGACTATTGCCGGACCGAATCCCAGCTCTATCGACCTGCCGAGGTCGAGACGTTGCTCGGTGATGCGGAGAAGGCCAGAGTCAAGCTTGGCTGGTCTCCTCAAATTACCTTTTCCCAACTTGTGGAAGAAATGGTCGAGGGAGATTTAGAATTTCTGGAAAAAGGCCGTGCTCAGATCGTCGAGGGCCAGATGTTGAGTGCGGTCTAA
- the fliD gene encoding flagellar filament capping protein FliD, with amino-acid sequence MNISFGGLGNGVDFGQIVDFLVKAERIPIDRLTEKKLASQKKLTDFGSVGTKLLSLQSTANSLRTRLSFDKTKVDVSTASTQNILSATSSSTATAGTHTVTVNQLATAHQVASKSTTTVASTTTDIVSGSSGTFSFTVAGGATQTVTLSSDATLDDLTNAINDLGAGVSASILNTGSESSPAYRLILTANDTGAANTIAITADDTTLDTVSSGVDTLQAAQDSEVVLGAAGQDQVTLQRSSNTLTDVITGVTLNLQGTDTNNPVTIAVTQDVEAVKEGITSLVDAYNDVVSFINERTVYNAETEERGIFVGETVVRTVLDKIRRALSDQVSGLSTVSSAGQIGFQTQPHDGTIEIDETDLDARLSDSFDEVRELFINNPVNGTTGIAERLVDAIDVLDDLEFGALALRQNSLSDEVNDFDEQINVLETRLVTFEEQQRIKFANLDGLLASLQSQLDSLNSLI; translated from the coding sequence ATGAACATCAGTTTTGGCGGATTAGGCAATGGAGTCGACTTTGGGCAGATCGTGGACTTTTTAGTCAAGGCCGAGCGGATTCCCATTGACCGATTAACCGAGAAAAAGCTCGCCTCCCAGAAAAAACTCACCGACTTCGGGTCAGTGGGGACCAAGTTGCTGAGTCTGCAGAGCACTGCGAATAGTCTTCGAACCCGCCTGAGTTTTGATAAGACCAAGGTTGATGTCAGCACGGCGAGCACGCAGAATATCTTGTCCGCGACCTCCTCCTCAACGGCCACAGCAGGGACGCATACGGTAACCGTCAATCAATTAGCCACGGCGCACCAAGTGGCTTCGAAGTCTACGACAACCGTGGCCTCGACCACGACGGATATTGTCAGCGGTTCCTCGGGGACGTTCTCCTTCACGGTTGCAGGAGGCGCTACGCAGACCGTGACCCTTTCGAGCGATGCCACGCTCGACGATTTAACGAATGCCATCAATGACCTGGGAGCCGGTGTGAGCGCTTCCATATTGAACACTGGCAGTGAGTCTTCTCCAGCCTATCGGTTGATCCTGACCGCCAATGATACTGGGGCGGCGAATACGATCGCGATTACAGCAGATGATACGACGCTCGACACTGTTTCGTCGGGGGTGGATACGTTGCAGGCGGCGCAAGATTCAGAAGTGGTCCTAGGCGCGGCAGGGCAGGATCAAGTGACGCTTCAACGTTCCAGTAATACACTGACCGATGTCATTACGGGTGTGACCTTGAATCTTCAGGGAACGGATACCAACAATCCTGTCACGATTGCCGTCACACAGGATGTCGAGGCCGTCAAAGAAGGAATCACCTCGCTCGTTGATGCCTATAACGATGTAGTGTCGTTCATTAATGAACGGACCGTCTATAACGCCGAAACCGAGGAGCGCGGCATCTTCGTTGGAGAGACCGTCGTGCGAACGGTCTTGGATAAAATCCGTCGCGCCCTTTCCGACCAGGTGAGTGGCCTGTCTACTGTCTCGTCCGCAGGTCAGATCGGGTTTCAGACGCAGCCCCATGATGGGACCATCGAGATAGATGAAACTGATCTTGACGCGCGTCTGAGCGACTCGTTCGATGAAGTCCGTGAGCTCTTTATCAATAATCCGGTCAATGGGACGACAGGAATCGCGGAACGGCTGGTTGACGCCATCGATGTGCTGGACGATCTAGAGTTTGGCGCACTGGCTCTCAGGCAAAACTCACTTTCCGATGAAGTGAACGATTTCGACGAGCAAATTAATGTTCTTGAAACCCGTTTGGTGACGTTTGAAGAACAACAGCGAATTAAGTTCGCCAATCTTGACGGATTGCTAGCCAGTTTACAGTCCCAGTTGGACAGTTTGAATTCACTGATATAA
- a CDS encoding TylF/MycF family methyltransferase, giving the protein MDLVLYDLYGTALSAFSRKPSLRVAVIGVDQSIFENAEAIHDYRLAIEGYYAGRPHDIFHPSKSIQELRSSDYDLLIVGANSQAEETSLLQEMSDYFSGVNRLTCPVLLARRLRSGVKNAFLKIGRLDTCLNMRKLGLVAQALLSTYDGCILECGAFKCSTTVFMGQLLREWDDVRRIYALDTYSGMPSPTTSDQETIYQPGTFTETSLESVTGYVQGQGLSKQINLVKGLIQETLPKVLEQEPHVSFALVDTDQYQGTFESLNLIVPKLQENGIVLIDDYNVEGVKKAVSEIQALYPTVGGAEMSMNFYMLWNRTNSYFLSSCQPC; this is encoded by the coding sequence ATGGACCTTGTGCTTTACGATCTCTACGGGACTGCCTTGTCAGCGTTTTCTAGGAAACCATCATTGCGAGTGGCGGTTATCGGCGTGGATCAGTCGATATTTGAGAATGCCGAAGCCATTCATGATTATCGATTGGCAATCGAAGGATATTATGCAGGCCGTCCGCATGACATCTTTCATCCGAGCAAATCGATTCAAGAACTTCGAAGCTCTGATTATGATCTTTTAATTGTCGGTGCGAATTCACAAGCTGAAGAAACCTCGCTTCTTCAGGAAATGAGCGATTATTTTTCTGGTGTCAATCGTTTAACATGCCCAGTCCTCTTAGCGAGAAGATTACGATCGGGTGTGAAAAATGCCTTTTTGAAGATTGGCCGCTTGGATACCTGTTTGAATATGAGAAAACTTGGGCTTGTTGCTCAGGCCCTGCTTTCGACTTACGACGGATGCATTTTAGAGTGTGGGGCTTTCAAGTGTAGCACGACGGTGTTTATGGGGCAGCTCTTGAGGGAGTGGGATGATGTCAGGCGCATCTATGCTCTGGATACCTATTCCGGTATGCCTTCCCCGACAACTTCAGATCAAGAGACGATTTATCAGCCTGGGACCTTTACTGAGACTTCGTTAGAGAGCGTGACGGGCTATGTCCAGGGACAAGGATTATCGAAGCAAATCAATCTGGTGAAAGGGCTGATCCAAGAGACGTTGCCAAAGGTTTTAGAACAAGAACCGCATGTCTCATTTGCCTTAGTCGATACCGATCAATACCAAGGAACTTTTGAGAGTCTTAACCTTATCGTCCCGAAACTTCAAGAAAATGGGATCGTTCTTATCGATGATTATAATGTCGAGGGTGTCAAGAAGGCTGTTTCCGAGATACAGGCTCTCTACCCCACTGTTGGCGGCGCAGAGATGTCGATGAATTTTTACATGCTCTGGAATCGGACAAATTCCTATTTCTTATCGAGTTGTCAGCCCTGCTGA
- a CDS encoding flagellar protein FlaG yields the protein MIQGVPESTSVVLSIGQHGRDRSGAKAISEQTEVPEKREAVRLSSLSESKSRQNASEVQNLEQTVAKLQDTLNQIDPKIQFSVEEDLNQVVVKVVERDSGELIRQFPPEEVLRVQRFFEEQRGFLLKEEA from the coding sequence ATGATACAAGGCGTTCCAGAATCTACATCGGTGGTGTTGTCGATCGGACAACACGGACGCGATCGTTCTGGAGCCAAGGCGATTTCTGAACAGACTGAAGTTCCGGAAAAAAGGGAAGCCGTTCGTTTGTCGTCATTATCGGAATCGAAGAGTCGCCAGAATGCTTCAGAGGTACAGAATCTTGAACAAACGGTAGCGAAACTCCAGGATACGCTTAATCAGATCGATCCGAAGATTCAGTTTTCCGTCGAAGAGGACTTGAATCAAGTCGTGGTCAAAGTGGTTGAACGTGATTCTGGCGAGCTCATTCGTCAGTTTCCACCGGAAGAGGTCCTGCGCGTTCAACGGTTTTTCGAAGAACAACGAGGGTTTCTTCTCAAAGAAGAGGCCTAA